GACATTTCTCCCAAACAGCCCATTTTTATAATCCCTGATTTTGATCAGTGCGTTTTAAATGCATTGGTTGATTGTAACATTGTCAGTGTTTTGTTAAACCAAACtcaaggcttgatcctgcaggaTGCTAAGTGTTGCCTAAGACGTACTTAGCGTCTGCAAGCCATATTGAAGTGAACAGGGATTGAGGGTTCTTAAAATCTCACAGTTCTGCGTGGTATGTAGTTGGGCATCTCTTTGCCACTATTTCTGGTGTATTTGATGTAATCCGTGAATTCAGCTTTTGTGAAAGGGGGCAGTTCTAGAGATCGAGGTTCCAAAGCCAAAGAACAGGAACAGTGCAGATATCAGCTGGGTGAGCTTCCCTACGCTGCTCTTCCAGATGTTGCATCCCTGAGACTACCAGTAATAGTGCCAATAGTTATGGTGATTTTACTGATGTGGATACTGTCACACTAGGATCTGAACGGAAAGCAACAATGCATTTGATACACCAGCTGCTGAGCAGGCACCTGGCAACAGCCGCTTTCAGCTATTACTATTACTTGGCTGGCTTCCACTGGGAATATAATGTATTTCATTACCAGTCTCCTGAGCCAGCCGGTCCATCCCCCATTTTTAAGTATGTTTGTCAGCCTGGGGCATCTAGTAAATGGTATCCAGATATTGGGAAACTATTAGCAAATGACCACAGTACCTACTATGAATTACAATTGAAGGGGGTTTGAGGAGTGCAGGAGTCTTCATTGTAACCATCAAGcataaatgtgtttttcttttgttcaaCACAGGTTCATTGGTCTGGGAGGAGAATAATGGAAAAGGAAATGGTGCTCAGGAGACACAGAGGATAACAAAGACTGACAATTCCACGAGTGACCCTTGGAATTCTGTATCTCCTGCAGATGTAGTTTGTACTTTGCTAGAAGAGGATGCATGCCCTATAGAAACAGATCATCAATCTAAAGTAACACTGTCCTTTCCAAACGTGCAGTCTTCTCTAGCAAAGTCTGAGGAGCAGAACAAGGCAGAGGAAGTATTGGTACCTTACTGCTCTGATGAATCTATTGGTGAATTCAAACTACTTCTGCAAAATACATATGAAGTAATTGAACTTTCTGAATCTCTACAGACTGAACCAGAAGCAGTTGTATTTCAGGACACATTAGCATCTGACTTGTATGGCATTTCCATGGAAAAGGAGGACATAAATAGTTTGGCAGATGCCACAAAGGTATCCTTAAAACAACCTGTAGACCAAAGTGACAAAGAGCCTAGAGACAGTGGTGTGGCACTTGTAGAAAAAGTGGAAGATCAGCCTTATACCAATGAGAACAACTTAATCTGGCCTGATTCAGATCCTGCACTGTGTCTGTCACAGGTTCTTTTAGCCACTTTGGAGACTTCCTCTGAAGTGGAGTGGATGGCTGTTTCGGTGCTGGAAAATACCCCAGCAGCAAAAGATGATAAAGAAATGTGCAAAGTTACAGAACTTCAGCCATCCAAAGACCATGTAGATTCAAAAACATCCCTACAAAAAGACTCAGTTGTTTCTGTGTCAGATATAGATTGCATGCTGCCTCAGAGTAAAGTGAACAAGGAGCTACATTTTAAACCAGAAATAATGCATGGTCCTGTTTCAAAGGCTAGCCAAAGCAATCAGGAGACAGATGCATCCAACAACTTGGAAAAACATTCTATCGGATGCCTTGCCGCCTCCAGTTTGGCTGGCTTCAAGAGTTGTATCCCTCTTAGTGGTTCTAAGCAGAACCAGTTAGGTGGTGTAACTTCTCaagagaaaacaaggaaagagagCAAATCCCCAGAGGAAAATGTAAAGACTCCACTGAAATCTGCTGCTACAAAACCAGTTAGATTTACTATTGCTCCTGCCTGGCAAAGATCTCTTTCTGGGGGTTCAAATTCCAAGGAAGATTCCTGTGCTAGAAGCTCCCCATCCTCTCCCATAAGACCAGAGTTGTTTGAAGGAACAGCTCACTTGGATACTACCAGGCAAGAGTCTACAAAAAATAAGCGTGAAGGTTTTGAGAGGGATAATGAGAGCAACAAGCCCAGTTTGAATTCTTCCATGGAGGGGGCTGAGCATGAAACACAGAATGCTGAAAACCCATTTGGGATCAGACTGAGAAGAACATCCTCTTTGCTAAAGTACCACAGTGAATCTCCAAAGCAGATTCCATTAGCTGTTCACACCccctcttctggttctgtcaaggAGGATCAAAAATCACTAGGCACTGGGAGGCCACCTCACAGCCTTCCAGGCCACCAAAAAGCTTTAGCTAAAAAATCAGCTGTCGTGGAAGAGAAAAATGCCcccaaaacaaaatctgaagaagTCTCAAAGAAGCAACACTCTAACAAAGTTTCAGGTATTTACGCTGTACTTGTATCCAAAGACTGTAATGGCCTTGCACAGCCATTATTCTCAATAAAGGCAAACCAGGGACACAAAAAGGGTAAAAAATTTCTTTAATAGCCTTGACCCTGAAATACAGGATCCTATTCAGCCCTGTTGTAACTCAGCTGATGTCGTTTTGGACTTGTATCTTGGGTTTAGGCTATTCAAGAAAATTCTTAAGTTCCACCATACAATATGTTCAAGCTAGAATAGTAACAGAGCATCAGAAATATAAAATGGGCCATTTCTTTCACATGGAGGTGTTTTTGTCCAGATTTTGTGGAATTTGTAGAATTTGTTTTGCAGCTAATTGTCAGGCCAATGCAATTTAGAAAGAAACCAGGTATCACActagttgtgatttttttttccccccctaaaaAATTTGAGAAACGAAAAGGCAACGTGTCTCTAACTGGATTACATAACAGAACAATGGTAGTCATTCTGCATTTAGCCTGTACTGTCAGGATGTTGCTTTGAGGGCTGTATCCTGTCCTGATTGACTTTAAAGACTCCAGTAGATAAAAAGGACAAACATCCTTGCAAAGGAACAAAGACAAAATCAGCAGGGAAATTAATGTAATCTACACCCTTTTCAAAGTGTATTCACTGGAGGATTTATAACACAAAACTATTCAGGTTTTGACAGACTTGCCCTAAATCCCTTCTTTACTTCCAAAATTCTTCTTTTATAGAAAAAGTCCCTAGTCCGCATTTGGAAACTGTTACCTCTGAACCAGCTTGGGTGTCCATGGCAAAACTAAAGCAGAAAGGTTTCCAGGGTCATCCTCTTGCCAAAGGACATAAAAGGGAGGACAAAACTTTGACCAAAATGGATCAAGAGGAGGTACGGTACTGAGTGGCTGGTAGACTAGAACCATTGTGAATACTGACAGTCTGACCAGATGCCTCTACACAATACTAAATTTGATGTTCTTGGACAGCAGGTTTTTAGTAATGCGTATaaccaaattttcaaaaccaaTTTCTAATGTGCCCACAGACAATTGCTGATGCAAATGAATAGATGTGTATTTGGCCATATCTGCAGCTCAGGTACTTGGAATTTTGGGGTCAGACTCAGCAATACGCCTTTCCTACACTAGTCATTTTTGTGCCTCTTATATTCTGAACCATGCCAGAGGTCTGCCCAATGCCCAGGACAATTTAAAGCTGCCATAAAAAGCTGCTCTAAGTTATGGCAGTTTtccgcagcccctgctctgccattGAGAACAGTGGTTCTGGCAGTGGACTTGGAGGCAAAAGGTTTGTGGTTCatccacagatttcctgtgtgacattgggcaagtcatttgaccTGTGTCTCATTTtcttaatctgtaaaatggggataattgtcCTCTTTGCAGGGCTGTTGCGAAGTTGAATTCAGTAATATTTTAAAGGACTTGGTGATCCTTGGATAGATAATGCCAAGGAAGGACAAAGCAGTATTGTTGTTTCAGTGATCATTGTGATCATAAATGTATTACAGATTTAATGGTAAGTGGATACGATATCACAAGTAATGATTGTTAAACATGCCATTGAAAAGCCGTGTAAAGAGAGAACCACCTGGCCTGCCTTGGTATATTCCCCATAGCACCTGCGCCCTTTTTCTATTTCTCTTCTAGTGAATTCTCAAAGTGCACCTCTGATTGAATCTTAAAGGGGAGCTGCTTCCTGTGTGTAATTATTTACACTTGCTGGTTTCCTTATTTGCattctttgttttttcccttaaagCGAGTGACCTGTGCGAGTGAGAATTTATTGGGGAAGAACGTAACTCCCAGCCTGTGTGCTCAGGAGAAGAAATCCCAAATGAAGATCACTATGTCTGCtgcagcaggtgtgtgtgtgtgtgtgtatattttaagtgtgtgtgtgtctgtctgactcactcactcactcactcactcactcacagtaatggccaagattttcactAGTGACTTCTTGGGTGTGTCCATTTTTGGCTGCCCAGCCTGAGAAACCTTTAATCTTCAGAGGGTGGATGCTCAGCTTTTTCACCCACTAGACTGTGTCCAGACATGTTGAGAATGCTACACCCCTGCTTActccatccccagagcaggtgggTGGGTGGTTAAAAGATAAAAGTTCCATCCTCAGCCCACTTGCCAAAGTTCCTGAACCAGGGTGTGGAAGGGGTGGTTGGTGATGTAGTGAGTCACTGTGACTAGAGGTCAATAGTAAATTACAACCCGCAGGGAGTAACCGTGGCTCAGAGAGGTGTGTGCCTCATGGTGCTTTCTGAGCAGACTGATCCAACTTATGCCCCAGCCCTTGTTCAGGGCTATGCCTAAAATCAGAGTTGagctggaactgtgtgcagataACACTAATCAGACTTGCAGCTAAGAGTATATTTTACTGAATGAAATGTATTAATGTCAAAGCTTTCCTGTAAGTAAGTGAATAGACTTTCTCGCCTTCCTCCCCATCCTGGGTCGCTGACATAGCAATGGATGACTGGCTGAGGAATCACAGTGAGAGAGCAGTGCTGCGTTAGCTGCAGCTCAACAGTGTGTCATTCAGCTATgatccatttttttcctttaaggaTTCCATTTTGTGCCAGCTTCATTTCCAGACTTGGTAAACTTGGTTCAAAGCTAGACAATTGTAAGCAGTTAGGAAGTTTGAGAAGTCTCCTTTTGGAGTACTGTCACGGCGGGTCTGAATATTACTCCCATGCCTCTGCTGGAGTCACCTGGATTTTCACTTTGGCTGAAATTCATGCCACCCATGAAAGTTGCAGCAGTACTAAACCTTTCTTTGCATTGTCTTGCTCCAGGGATCATCCTGGTGTACAATGTCTTTTCCCCACAGTGGTAGCACTATGGTCACTCAATTCTTTCACCTCTTGAAAATTCTGAATATCTCTGACTTATGTTGATGTTCTCAAGAAAATCACCATTACCCAACAGTTCAGAAAAACACCAGGCCCTGCTGCCAGCATTGTCCCCACATGACCAACAAAACAGGAAGACTTTCAAAACTTAGACTCCCCTTGCTTTACTCCTATTAAAGGAGCCAATAATTTGACTTGGCTGAGGGGCAAGGAGTGTATATAATTTCCAGAGCTAGTGGTAACCTTGGACACACTTTTTGTCTTGTAAATGGCTGTTGCAAAAGTTTTCTTTCTACACTTGCGTGTATGATATGCATCCCATACAAGTCAGCAGGTGTGGCTTGGTGCATGTATAGCACAAGGTAAAATGGGATGATTAGGACAGAGTTCTGAGAAACCAGATCCTGCATTGGCAACTGCTCATAGCAAATGTCAGACCTAAAAGGGGATTGCTTATTTAGACTCCCAATTAGCATGATAAGGCTTGTCCTTAAGCCCGTCTCCTCAGATGTGCCCGTTCTCTGTCTACACTCCACCGCCCTTTTTTAATCCTATGCTCTTGAGACTGTCCAAGGCACTTGAGACTGACTTTCAATCAGTACAGAGGAATATGGGTATAATCTTCATAAGTGTCCAAGTccctttttcaaaagtgacttaggcacttgggagcctaactccctttgagacTTGAGGCCCAGATTTAAAAAAGGTA
This DNA window, taken from Caretta caretta isolate rCarCar2 chromosome 9, rCarCar1.hap1, whole genome shotgun sequence, encodes the following:
- the KIAA1210 gene encoding acrosomal protein KIAA1210 homolog isoform X3, whose protein sequence is MATGPTDVIQSPEAGEITEECAGKKKSKFQTFKNFFAKKKRKESPAPRRESNLKPSQSSSDVSIPALDTIALHSPTEPGSKGSMGNKALSHDSVFIFESAPENTAGDMSSQENIPGKVKTLQLQLQQNIRFGSSPLVITGRKLEDTGAVSEDDGLPKSPPEISTLHEVLTCSPSKSSNPVQRHSSLSLGGTDSEDEQGPSDASSRPVSPLSSVALVIPATQVSSLLPVDFDTPASPMGCLDTSAARHRIAINPRKQRVFTSKNQQTPLEQLEKEQSLPVTAEKKSTTKFLDADQYENRAGSLVWEENNGKGNGAQETQRITKTDNSTSDPWNSVSPADVVCTLLEEDACPIETDHQSKVTLSFPNVQSSLAKSEEQNKAEEVLVPYCSDESIGEFKLLLQNTYEVIELSESLQTEPEAVVFQDTLASDLYGISMEKEDINSLADATKVSLKQPVDQSDKEPRDSGVALVEKVEDQPYTNENNLIWPDSDPALCLSQVLLATLETSSEVEWMAVSVLENTPAAKDDKEMCKVTELQPSKDHVDSKTSLQKDSVVSVSDIDCMLPQSKVNKELHFKPEIMHGPVSKASQSNQETDASNNLEKHSIGCLAASSLAGFKSCIPLSGSKQNQLGGVTSQEKTRKESKSPEENVKTPLKSAATKPVRFTIAPAWQRSLSGGSNSKEDSCARSSPSSPIRPELFEGTAHLDTTRQESTKNKREGFERDNESNKPSLNSSMEGAEHETQNAENPFGIRLRRTSSLLKYHSESPKQIPLAVHTPSSGSVKEDQKSLGTGRPPHSLPGHQKALAKKSAVVEEKNAPKTKSEEVSKKQHSNKVSEKVPSPHLETVTSEPAWVSMAKLKQKGFQGHPLAKGHKREDKTLTKMDQEERVTCASENLLGKNVTPSLCAQEKKSQMKITMSAAAAVTLGPMAQESSVVPTAEKETRQSCNLPMTPCSSVEPPWLSLAKKKAKAWSEMPQIVQ
- the KIAA1210 gene encoding acrosomal protein KIAA1210 homolog isoform X2, which encodes MAGFYNCLKSKNDYIMATGPTDVIQSPEAGEITEECAGKKKSKFQTFKNFFAKKKRKESPAPRRESNLKPSQSSSDVSIPALDTIALHSPTEPGSKGSMGNKALSHDSVFIFESAPENTAGDMSSQENIPGKVKTLQLQLQQNIRFGSSPLVITGRKLEDTGAVSEDDGLPKSPPEISTLHEVLTCSPSKSSNPVQRHSSLSLGGTDSEDEQGPSDASSRPVSPLSSVALVIPATQVSSLLPVDFDTPASPMGCLDTSAARHRIAINPRKQRVFTSKNQQTPLEQLEKEQSLPVTAEKKSTTKFLDADQYENRAGSLVWEENNGKGNGAQETQRITKTDNSTSDPWNSVSPADVVCTLLEEDACPIETDHQSKVTLSFPNVQSSLAKSEEQNKAEEVLVPYCSDESIGEFKLLLQNTYEVIELSESLQTEPEAVVFQDTLASDLYGISMEKEDINSLADATKVSLKQPVDQSDKEPRDSGVALVEKVEDQPYTNENNLIWPDSDPALCLSQVLLATLETSSEVEWMAVSVLENTPAAKDDKEMCKVTELQPSKDHVDSKTSLQKDSVVSVSDIDCMLPQSKVNKELHFKPEIMHGPVSKASQSNQETDASNNLEKHSIGCLAASSLAGFKSCIPLSGSKQNQLGGVTSQEKTRKESKSPEENVKTPLKSAATKPVRFTIAPAWQRSLSGGSNSKEDSCARSSPSSPIRPELFEGTAHLDTTRQESTKNKREGFERDNESNKPSLNSSMEGAEHETQNAENPFGIRLRRTSSLLKYHSESPKQIPLAVHTPSSGSVKEDQKSLGTGRPPHSLPGHQKALAKKSAVVEEKNAPKTKSEEVSKKQHSNKVSEKVPSPHLETVTSEPAWVSMAKLKQKGFQGHPLAKGHKREDKTLTKMDQEERVTCASENLLGKNVTPSLCAQEKKSQMKITMSAAAVTLGPMAQESSVVPTAEKETRQSCNLPMTPCSSVEPPWLSLAKKKAKAWSEMPQIVQ
- the KIAA1210 gene encoding acrosomal protein KIAA1210 homolog isoform X1, with protein sequence MAGFYNCLKSKNDYIMATGPTDVIQSPEAGEITEECAGKKKSKFQTFKNFFAKKKRKESPAPRRESNLKPSQSSSDVSIPALDTIALHSPTEPGSKGSMGNKALSHDSVFIFESAPENTAGDMSSQENIPGKVKTLQLQLQQNIRFGSSPLVITGRKLEDTGAVSEDDGLPKSPPEISTLHEVLTCSPSKSSNPVQRHSSLSLGGTDSEDEQGPSDASSRPVSPLSSVALVIPATQVSSLLPVDFDTPASPMGCLDTSAARHRIAINPRKQRVFTSKNQQTPLEQLEKEQSLPVTAEKKSTTKFLDADQYENRAGSLVWEENNGKGNGAQETQRITKTDNSTSDPWNSVSPADVVCTLLEEDACPIETDHQSKVTLSFPNVQSSLAKSEEQNKAEEVLVPYCSDESIGEFKLLLQNTYEVIELSESLQTEPEAVVFQDTLASDLYGISMEKEDINSLADATKVSLKQPVDQSDKEPRDSGVALVEKVEDQPYTNENNLIWPDSDPALCLSQVLLATLETSSEVEWMAVSVLENTPAAKDDKEMCKVTELQPSKDHVDSKTSLQKDSVVSVSDIDCMLPQSKVNKELHFKPEIMHGPVSKASQSNQETDASNNLEKHSIGCLAASSLAGFKSCIPLSGSKQNQLGGVTSQEKTRKESKSPEENVKTPLKSAATKPVRFTIAPAWQRSLSGGSNSKEDSCARSSPSSPIRPELFEGTAHLDTTRQESTKNKREGFERDNESNKPSLNSSMEGAEHETQNAENPFGIRLRRTSSLLKYHSESPKQIPLAVHTPSSGSVKEDQKSLGTGRPPHSLPGHQKALAKKSAVVEEKNAPKTKSEEVSKKQHSNKVSEKVPSPHLETVTSEPAWVSMAKLKQKGFQGHPLAKGHKREDKTLTKMDQEERVTCASENLLGKNVTPSLCAQEKKSQMKITMSAAAAVTLGPMAQESSVVPTAEKETRQSCNLPMTPCSSVEPPWLSLAKKKAKAWSEMPQIVQ